One stretch of Saccharomonospora xinjiangensis XJ-54 DNA includes these proteins:
- a CDS encoding TetR/AcrR family transcriptional regulator: MTEQQGPSGRAMAGRSRMTGPQRRESILVAATEVFAEVGYQRARTAAVARRIGVSEPVIFQNFGTKAELFAAAVRRRADQICAWLADFVARQESVSALLATVLDPVHLQRVHTPGSIGALFADASAITGEPVIEAASQDATRRIAVALAAVLEHGRCAGELRADLDVEAGAWWLLSLTASQKFRRATAPDSVDVESRLAETVLDFLVGQRRHD, encoded by the coding sequence ATGACCGAACAGCAGGGGCCGTCGGGCCGCGCGATGGCGGGGCGTTCCCGGATGACAGGACCGCAGCGCCGCGAATCGATCCTGGTGGCGGCGACCGAGGTGTTCGCCGAGGTTGGCTACCAGCGTGCGAGGACGGCTGCGGTAGCGCGACGGATCGGCGTGAGTGAGCCGGTGATCTTTCAGAACTTCGGCACCAAGGCCGAGCTGTTCGCGGCGGCGGTGCGCCGGCGCGCGGATCAGATCTGCGCCTGGTTGGCGGACTTCGTGGCACGGCAGGAGTCGGTGTCGGCGCTGCTAGCCACTGTCCTGGACCCTGTGCACCTGCAGCGTGTGCACACTCCGGGGTCGATCGGCGCACTCTTCGCCGATGCCTCCGCCATCACCGGCGAGCCCGTGATCGAGGCGGCCTCACAAGATGCGACCCGCCGCATCGCCGTTGCACTCGCGGCCGTGCTCGAGCACGGCCGCTGCGCCGGAGAGCTGCGGGCCGATCTGGACGTCGAGGCCGGCGCATGGTGGCTGCTATCCCTGACGGCGTCGCAGAAGTTCCGCCGTGCCACCGCACCCGATTCCGTAGACGTCGAATCCCGTCTTGCCGAGACCGTATTGGACTTCCTTGTCGGCCAACGCCGTCATGACTGA
- a CDS encoding AfsR/SARP family transcriptional regulator: MRLTVLGRLRLRADDDTEVAIPRGKAATLLLLLAGHHSRTVTIDRLMQALWGENPPRTAMAGLHNHVWALRSALGHARQGAEDRLQRTADGYQLDLRPGECDLIEFEQLVREGRDAARRGDHERVAGALRLAVALWQGQPSSQGTTASPPVADLLRAWEHARITAHEDCLAAEIELGRHDDVVPELHTLLAEHPLREELAGLLMRALWLGGNRAGALEVYTATRSALIDALGVEPGAELRDLQSRILRGERAPEGGATPPPLSEPPRQLPADTADFTGRDDVLTRIVEGLDPEKTDGAVRVVVVSGQPGAGKTTVAIRAAHRLADRFPGGQLYASLGGGSGSPRSPEDVLADLLRGLGVPDVAIPAGAEQRAASYRTRLARRRVLVVLDDAADMGQVRPLLPGTSGASVLVTSRRRLVGPPGVISLPLAPLTHEEGVLLLTRVIGRERVEAEPEAAGELVDLCGRLPLAIRVVVARLVTRPSWSLARLLAKMRDRRLVLDELAVAELDVRAGFTVSHDALGELERRVFRRFALVGTPDLSPWALAALVDDDACVDQALHNLLESHLVEPASVRAERYTMHDLVRVFASEQGRALDGDPEIEGTAARAAFRRVFDRCRMLIELAHRDLPPPAGWLAPVGPPPSETFQALSPLPQEMAAVVSRDPTAWCAAECETLLDILIRGAELGWYRDALDAAERLSSFLAMKHRRSEIDRVYSAVARAAAGDALVSARAEFGRAHAAAMGGLLGDAAAILTSCAEVFARAGENPALMNTLVLLSFCRMQLGDLAAAEQLARDALDLRALTEDLRCEARALRQLGNVRISAGDPHSAVSPLRRALAVAERIGEADLEAVVLSSLAKALIALGELGAADDVCRRALTLLDELDQPVGHAYVRLSHSRIVEYRGGHREAIGLIEKALRVFTEFADRRGEVEARHRLAVNLLALGQTDQAAELAGSALTLARELGMHRKTEELDRTLAAARAVTTR, from the coding sequence GTGCGGTTGACGGTACTCGGACGATTGCGCCTGCGGGCCGACGACGACACGGAAGTCGCGATTCCTCGCGGTAAGGCCGCGACGTTGCTGTTGCTGCTGGCAGGCCATCACAGCCGCACGGTCACCATCGACCGGCTGATGCAGGCGCTGTGGGGCGAGAACCCGCCGCGAACGGCGATGGCCGGTCTGCACAACCACGTCTGGGCGCTGCGGTCGGCGCTCGGGCACGCACGGCAAGGCGCAGAGGACCGGCTCCAGCGCACTGCCGACGGCTACCAGCTCGATCTCCGGCCCGGCGAATGCGACCTGATCGAGTTCGAGCAGCTCGTCAGGGAGGGCAGGGACGCCGCACGACGTGGTGATCACGAGCGCGTGGCGGGTGCGCTGCGGTTGGCTGTCGCGCTGTGGCAGGGGCAGCCGTCCTCACAAGGTACGACCGCGTCCCCACCGGTGGCCGACCTGCTCAGGGCATGGGAACACGCACGGATCACCGCGCATGAGGACTGCCTCGCCGCGGAGATCGAACTCGGCCGCCACGACGACGTGGTTCCCGAACTGCACACGCTGCTCGCCGAGCACCCGTTGCGGGAGGAACTCGCCGGGCTGCTGATGCGAGCACTGTGGCTGGGCGGGAACCGGGCAGGCGCACTGGAGGTCTACACCGCGACGAGGTCGGCCCTCATCGATGCGCTCGGCGTCGAGCCGGGAGCCGAGCTGCGCGACCTCCAGTCGCGCATCCTCCGGGGGGAACGCGCACCGGAAGGGGGTGCGACACCGCCGCCGTTGTCCGAGCCGCCGAGGCAGCTTCCCGCAGACACGGCGGACTTCACCGGCAGGGACGACGTGCTGACCAGGATCGTGGAGGGACTCGACCCTGAGAAGACCGACGGCGCCGTCCGGGTGGTGGTGGTCAGCGGGCAGCCAGGGGCAGGCAAGACCACGGTGGCCATCCGGGCGGCGCACCGGCTCGCGGACCGCTTTCCCGGCGGGCAGCTCTACGCGTCTCTCGGCGGGGGCTCCGGCTCGCCCCGGTCGCCGGAGGATGTGCTCGCCGATCTGTTGCGCGGTCTCGGCGTTCCGGATGTGGCCATCCCCGCCGGTGCCGAGCAACGCGCCGCCAGCTACCGCACCAGGCTCGCCCGGCGGCGCGTGCTCGTGGTGCTCGACGACGCCGCCGATATGGGGCAGGTCCGCCCGCTGCTGCCGGGAACCTCGGGGGCCTCGGTGCTGGTGACCAGTCGAAGACGTCTGGTGGGACCGCCAGGCGTGATCTCGTTGCCACTCGCGCCGTTGACGCATGAGGAAGGAGTGCTGCTCCTGACCAGGGTGATCGGCCGCGAGCGCGTCGAGGCCGAGCCGGAGGCCGCGGGGGAGCTGGTGGATCTGTGCGGGCGGCTGCCGCTCGCGATCAGAGTGGTGGTGGCGAGGCTGGTGACCAGACCGTCGTGGTCGTTGGCTCGCCTGCTGGCGAAGATGCGTGATCGGAGACTCGTACTCGACGAGCTGGCGGTCGCCGAACTCGACGTGCGGGCGGGGTTCACCGTCTCGCATGACGCGCTCGGTGAGCTGGAGCGGCGGGTGTTCCGGCGCTTCGCTCTCGTGGGGACTCCCGATCTGTCGCCGTGGGCGCTCGCCGCGCTCGTGGACGACGACGCCTGCGTGGACCAGGCGCTGCACAACCTGCTGGAAAGCCATCTGGTCGAACCGGCTTCGGTGCGGGCGGAGCGCTACACGATGCACGATCTGGTGCGGGTCTTCGCCTCGGAGCAGGGCCGCGCGCTGGACGGCGACCCCGAGATCGAGGGGACGGCGGCGAGAGCGGCCTTCCGACGTGTGTTCGACCGGTGCCGGATGCTGATCGAGCTGGCCCATCGCGACCTGCCCCCGCCCGCGGGGTGGCTGGCCCCGGTCGGTCCGCCCCCTTCGGAGACCTTCCAGGCTCTCTCACCGCTGCCGCAGGAGATGGCAGCGGTCGTGTCCAGAGACCCGACGGCGTGGTGTGCCGCGGAGTGTGAGACGTTGCTGGACATCCTGATCAGGGGCGCGGAACTGGGCTGGTATCGCGACGCCCTCGACGCGGCGGAACGGCTGAGCAGCTTCCTCGCCATGAAACACCGCAGGAGTGAGATCGACCGCGTGTACTCGGCGGTGGCGCGGGCCGCTGCGGGAGATGCGCTGGTGTCGGCGCGAGCGGAGTTCGGCAGGGCCCACGCCGCGGCCATGGGCGGCCTGCTCGGCGATGCCGCCGCCATTCTGACGTCGTGCGCCGAGGTTTTCGCCCGTGCCGGAGAGAACCCGGCGTTGATGAACACCCTGGTTCTGCTGAGCTTCTGCCGGATGCAACTCGGTGATCTCGCCGCCGCCGAGCAGCTCGCCCGCGACGCCCTGGACCTCAGAGCGCTCACCGAGGACCTCCGGTGCGAGGCACGGGCGTTGCGGCAGCTGGGCAACGTGCGGATCAGCGCGGGCGATCCGCACAGCGCGGTGAGCCCGCTGCGGCGCGCGCTCGCCGTGGCCGAGCGGATCGGGGAGGCCGACCTTGAGGCCGTGGTACTGAGCAGCCTGGCCAAGGCCCTCATCGCACTCGGGGAGCTGGGCGCGGCCGACGACGTGTGCCGAAGGGCGCTCACCCTGCTCGACGAACTGGATCAGCCGGTGGGGCACGCCTACGTGCGGCTGTCTCACAGCCGCATCGTCGAGTACCGGGGAGGCCACCGCGAGGCCATCGGGCTCATCGAGAAAGCGTTGCGGGTCTTCACCGAGTTCGCCGACCGCAGAGGCGAGGTCGAGGCGCGGCACCGGCTCGCCGTGAACCTTCTCGCGCTGGGCCAGACCGATCAAGCGGCGGAACTGGCCGGGTCGGCGCTCACGCTGGCCAGGGAGCTGGGCATGCACCGCAAGACGGAGGAGCTGGATCGGACACTCGCGGCGGCGCGGGCCGTCACAACTCGATGA
- a CDS encoding ATP-binding protein, producing MERDAGTLIDHSESRRHAAPIRATPGERANIDVVERHREIAALRELFARSQRGHGQVALLTGGVASGKTKLLNTFADIASESGAIVLTATASRAEQIIRLGVVDQLLQQATLSREVAGNLALSIEENGMSAPQDTDGDPPPHPQVIRELSATLLGLASDRPLVLGVDDVQFADSQSLQVLLHLQRRMRSAPVLLILTEWSQPRPRQLPFHIEIARLPYFSRLRLAPLSQAGVAELLAQRFDPVTVRQLAPPYYQASGGNPLLLHALIEDYLSSEHPVSPESRAAPVVGDAFAQAVLACLQRWELTLFQVARGLALLGEHGSPHRLGRLLGMTADSAAQVLDVLTMAGLVENGGFRHPGARAAVLRDFPPDERSALHAHAAELLNQDGESATTVAGHLIAANRADGRWAVTVLREAAELALEHDEEMLAAACLELAQRECADERDRAMLTELLARAEWRSRPATAGHRINGLKKALRDGYLSDTGSLTLVKYLLWHGKADEAAATLRSLLRRQDPGERGELQLAYLLLTFSHPPHFPRHSDVGFDVVGDGALPPAEAPGRRAAAALGAVLTRGPLDTAVDAAEHILQTCAMTDRSLDTLLHALLTLVYAERSDRAAVLCDSLLAEADHRRATAWRTQLRTVRSDIAMRLGDPLLAAEHARAALDQLSAKEWGAGIGTPLSTLLLATTAMGDFAEAASLLKHPVPSDMFTTWFGPPYLYARGQYFLATGRPTAALNDFRQCGALMTEWNIDHPAIAPWRSGVAQVQLLLGRAGQSRQSLVDQMALPGAGARTRGVSLRLLAASSPPALRTHQLEESTKLLLESGDQLELAATLGALAEASRADGDQAKARETLERAVELARGCHATALHQQLVSSGEASGEHGGASRETDGVASLTKAERRVAALAGLGHTNRTISRKLGITVSTVEQHLTRVYRKLNVRSRAELPSGLPLHPVPTIAASDREEGPITALHRRAPAAQC from the coding sequence GTGGAGAGGGATGCAGGGACGCTGATCGATCACAGCGAGTCACGACGGCATGCGGCACCGATCCGGGCAACACCGGGAGAACGGGCGAACATCGACGTGGTGGAACGGCATCGGGAAATCGCCGCGCTGCGGGAACTGTTCGCCCGGTCCCAGCGGGGGCACGGTCAGGTCGCCTTGCTCACCGGCGGTGTCGCCAGCGGAAAGACGAAGTTGTTGAACACGTTCGCCGATATCGCCTCCGAGAGCGGAGCTATCGTTCTCACCGCGACCGCGTCAAGAGCGGAGCAAATAATTCGATTGGGCGTCGTTGACCAATTACTGCAACAGGCGACATTGTCGAGGGAAGTGGCGGGGAACCTCGCCCTTTCGATCGAAGAGAACGGGATGTCCGCACCTCAGGACACCGACGGCGACCCGCCGCCACATCCGCAGGTGATTCGCGAGTTGTCGGCCACGCTGCTCGGACTCGCGTCCGACCGGCCGCTCGTGCTCGGCGTGGACGATGTGCAGTTCGCCGACAGCCAGTCCCTTCAGGTACTCCTGCACCTGCAACGCCGGATGCGTTCGGCGCCCGTCCTGCTGATCCTCACCGAGTGGTCCCAGCCGCGCCCGAGGCAACTGCCGTTCCACATCGAGATCGCCCGCCTGCCCTACTTCAGCAGGCTCCGGCTCGCCCCCCTGTCGCAGGCCGGTGTCGCGGAGCTTCTCGCCCAGCGCTTCGACCCTGTGACGGTCCGCCAGCTCGCGCCTCCCTACTACCAGGCCAGCGGCGGGAATCCGTTGCTGCTGCACGCGCTGATCGAGGACTACCTCAGCTCCGAACACCCGGTGTCCCCGGAGTCGCGAGCGGCGCCGGTGGTGGGGGACGCGTTCGCGCAGGCCGTCCTCGCCTGCCTGCAACGGTGGGAACTCACGCTCTTCCAGGTCGCGCGCGGCCTGGCGCTGCTCGGCGAACACGGCTCGCCGCACCGGCTGGGACGGCTGCTCGGGATGACGGCGGACTCGGCCGCGCAGGTGCTCGACGTGCTCACCATGGCGGGTCTCGTGGAGAACGGCGGTTTCCGGCATCCCGGTGCCAGAGCGGCCGTGCTGCGGGATTTCCCGCCCGACGAGCGTTCGGCACTGCACGCGCACGCCGCCGAACTGCTCAACCAGGACGGGGAATCGGCGACAACGGTGGCAGGCCACCTCATCGCGGCGAACCGCGCCGACGGCCGATGGGCCGTGACCGTGCTCAGGGAAGCCGCCGAACTCGCGCTGGAACACGACGAGGAGATGCTGGCCGCCGCGTGCCTCGAACTCGCCCAGCGCGAATGCGCCGACGAGCGGGACCGCGCGATGCTCACCGAGCTACTCGCCAGAGCGGAATGGCGTTCTCGCCCCGCCACCGCGGGCCACCGCATCAACGGGCTGAAGAAAGCGCTGCGGGACGGCTACCTGAGCGACACCGGCTCGCTGACGCTGGTCAAGTACCTTCTGTGGCACGGGAAGGCGGACGAGGCCGCCGCGACGCTGCGCTCGCTGTTGCGCCGGCAGGACCCCGGCGAGCGGGGTGAACTCCAGCTAGCCTACCTGCTGTTGACGTTCTCCCACCCTCCGCACTTCCCCAGGCATTCCGACGTGGGCTTCGATGTGGTCGGCGACGGCGCGTTACCCCCTGCCGAGGCACCAGGGCGGCGAGCCGCGGCGGCACTGGGTGCCGTGCTGACGCGGGGACCGCTCGACACCGCCGTTGACGCGGCGGAACACATCCTGCAGACCTGCGCGATGACCGACCGGTCGCTGGACACGCTGCTCCACGCCCTGCTGACACTGGTCTACGCGGAGAGGTCCGACCGCGCCGCTGTGCTCTGCGACTCGTTGCTGGCCGAAGCGGACCACCGGCGCGCCACGGCATGGCGGACGCAGTTGCGCACCGTCAGGTCCGACATCGCGATGCGGCTCGGCGATCCGCTTCTCGCCGCCGAACATGCCAGGGCCGCGCTCGATCAGCTGAGCGCGAAGGAATGGGGTGCCGGCATCGGCACGCCACTGTCCACCTTGCTCCTCGCGACCACGGCCATGGGTGACTTCGCCGAGGCGGCCTCGTTGCTGAAGCACCCGGTTCCCTCGGACATGTTCACCACCTGGTTCGGGCCGCCCTACCTCTACGCGCGGGGCCAGTACTTCCTGGCAACGGGCCGCCCCACCGCGGCGCTGAACGACTTCCGGCAGTGCGGTGCGCTGATGACCGAGTGGAACATCGACCATCCCGCGATCGCGCCGTGGCGCAGCGGCGTGGCACAGGTACAGCTGCTGCTCGGCCGAGCAGGACAGTCCAGGCAGTCCCTTGTGGACCAGATGGCGCTACCCGGCGCCGGTGCGCGCACGAGGGGCGTCTCGCTGCGGCTGCTCGCCGCGTCGTCGCCGCCGGCGCTGCGGACGCACCAGCTGGAGGAGTCCACGAAGCTGCTGCTGGAATCCGGCGATCAGCTCGAACTCGCGGCCACACTGGGCGCACTCGCCGAAGCCAGCCGCGCCGACGGGGACCAGGCCAAGGCGCGCGAGACGCTGGAGCGCGCGGTGGAACTCGCGCGAGGCTGCCATGCGACGGCCCTGCACCAGCAACTGGTGTCCAGCGGCGAGGCCTCGGGCGAGCACGGTGGTGCGTCCCGGGAGACCGATGGAGTCGCCTCGCTCACCAAGGCCGAGCGCAGGGTCGCGGCGCTGGCCGGGCTGGGACACACCAACCGCACGATCAGCCGCAAGCTCGGCATCACCGTGAGCACGGTGGAACAGCACCTCACCCGCGTCTACCGCAAACTCAACGTGCGAAGCAGGGCCGAACTCCCCTCGGGTCTCCCGCTGCACCCGGTACCCACGATCGCGGCGAGCGACCGGGAGGAGGGGCCGATCACCGCCCTGCACCGGCGTGCCCCGGCCGCCCAGTGCTGA
- a CDS encoding class I SAM-dependent methyltransferase produces MRVLMVFRHLLRGRAQADAPGALRQARLYDLMSLVVFNRHRRRVYGRIVELSGAQPGDRVLDVGCGPGYLTALAAGAVASEGDAVGIDPSEPMIDRARQVRGHGNCSFELGKAEALTAPDASFDVVLSSLALHHGPEAARAKAISEMYRVLRPGGCAVVVDFRPPQGRLGQHLAGVLAGNDMRHNPIDRLAPMAQDAGFTSVTSGDLGFSLHYVRAYRPVSP; encoded by the coding sequence GTGAGGGTTCTCATGGTCTTCAGACATCTCCTGCGCGGGCGGGCACAGGCGGACGCGCCGGGCGCGCTTCGGCAAGCTCGGCTCTACGATCTGATGTCCCTGGTCGTATTCAACCGACACCGACGGCGCGTCTACGGCAGGATCGTCGAACTCAGCGGGGCGCAGCCCGGTGACCGCGTGCTCGATGTCGGATGCGGGCCCGGGTATCTGACCGCACTGGCCGCCGGTGCTGTGGCATCCGAGGGAGATGCCGTGGGAATCGACCCGTCAGAACCGATGATCGACCGCGCCCGGCAGGTCCGGGGCCACGGCAATTGCTCCTTCGAACTCGGCAAGGCCGAGGCGCTGACTGCCCCCGACGCCTCGTTCGACGTCGTACTCTCGAGTTTGGCTCTGCACCATGGACCCGAAGCCGCACGCGCCAAGGCCATATCGGAGATGTACCGGGTGCTGCGTCCAGGAGGCTGCGCCGTGGTAGTCGATTTCCGACCACCGCAGGGTCGCCTGGGTCAGCATCTCGCCGGAGTGTTGGCAGGCAACGACATGCGACACAATCCGATCGACCGCCTCGCCCCGATGGCCCAGGACGCGGGTTTCACCTCGGTCACGAGCGGCGACCTCGGCTTCTCCCTCCACTATGTGCGGGCCTACCGACCCGTTTCCCCGTAA
- a CDS encoding O-methyltransferase: MANQIEYSPELLDYVRDVSLRDDEILRDLRHETAQLPMGEAMQVMAEEGQFLALLVSLVGAREVLEVGTFTGYSTLCMARALPADGRLVTCDISTKWPDIARPYWERAQVADRIDVRIGEGSATLAALEAERGPGSFDLVFIDADKSGYRAYYEAALTLVRQGGLIVLDNTLFFGRVIDPGIQDPDTVALRELNTFIRDDDRVEMALLPSADGITLARKKTG, encoded by the coding sequence ATGGCGAATCAGATCGAATATTCCCCCGAGTTGCTCGACTACGTTCGGGACGTGTCCCTCAGGGACGACGAGATCTTGCGTGACCTCCGGCACGAGACAGCCCAGCTGCCGATGGGCGAGGCCATGCAGGTGATGGCGGAGGAGGGCCAGTTCCTGGCGCTGCTGGTGAGCCTTGTCGGGGCGCGGGAGGTACTCGAAGTGGGCACCTTCACGGGATACAGCACGCTGTGCATGGCCAGGGCTCTCCCGGCGGACGGCAGGCTGGTGACATGCGACATCAGTACGAAGTGGCCGGACATCGCACGGCCCTACTGGGAACGCGCGCAGGTCGCCGACCGCATCGACGTGCGCATCGGTGAGGGTTCCGCCACGCTCGCCGCGCTGGAGGCCGAGCGAGGGCCGGGAAGTTTCGATCTCGTGTTCATCGACGCCGACAAGAGCGGATACCGCGCGTACTACGAGGCCGCCCTGACTCTGGTTCGCCAGGGCGGCCTCATCGTGCTCGACAACACGCTGTTCTTCGGCAGGGTGATCGACCCCGGGATCCAGGACCCCGACACGGTCGCCCTGCGTGAACTGAACACGTTCATCCGCGACGACGACAGGGTGGAGATGGCCCTGCTCCCCAGCGCTGACGGGATCACGCTGGCGCGCAAGAAGACCGGGTGA